In the genome of Nocardia terpenica, one region contains:
- a CDS encoding TIGR00266 family protein, with protein MDARILGTVMPVLEVTLNPGDSVVAEAGQLSWMTDSIRLHTSTRGVSGGVLGTMRRAIAGAGLFMTEYTAARRPGTVAFAAKLPGRIVPVTVERGVEYLLHRHGFLCASGDVRVTLSFQRRLGAGIFGGAGFTLQRVSGTGAAWAELSGEVVQYDLGPGETLRVHPGHVGMFDATVRFDITVMRGIRNILFGGDGLFLAALTGPGRVWLQSMTIANLAHAITPYLPQPEPDRQR; from the coding sequence GTGGACGCCAGAATCCTCGGAACCGTCATGCCGGTCCTCGAGGTCACCCTGAATCCGGGAGACAGCGTGGTCGCCGAGGCCGGGCAGCTGTCCTGGATGACCGATTCGATACGCCTGCACACCTCCACGCGCGGTGTCTCCGGCGGCGTCCTGGGCACGATGCGCCGCGCCATCGCCGGTGCGGGGCTGTTCATGACCGAATACACCGCCGCCCGTCGGCCGGGCACCGTCGCGTTCGCGGCCAAACTGCCGGGCCGGATCGTGCCGGTCACGGTCGAGCGCGGCGTGGAGTACCTGCTGCACCGGCACGGATTCCTGTGTGCCAGTGGCGATGTGCGGGTGACGCTGAGCTTTCAGCGGCGGCTGGGCGCGGGCATCTTCGGCGGCGCGGGATTCACGCTGCAACGCGTGAGCGGGACCGGCGCCGCGTGGGCGGAGCTGTCCGGCGAGGTCGTGCAATACGATCTCGGGCCCGGGGAGACGCTGCGGGTGCATCCCGGGCACGTCGGCATGTTCGACGCCACCGTCCGCTTCGACATCACGGTCATGCGCGGCATCCGCAATATCCTCTTCGGCGGCGACGGATTGTTCCTGGCCGCGCTGACCGGCCCGGGACGGGTCTGGCTGCAGTCGATGACCATTGCCAACCTGGCCCACGCCATCACCCCGTACCTGCCGCAGCCCGAGCCCGACCGGCAGCGATGA
- a CDS encoding HAD family hydrolase: MGIPDRPELIALDVDGTLLRTGERITPRVLAAVRAAAEAGAHVVITTGRTLLATRLVIEELELVEGHALCSNGAVHVDISNWRPLAVHTFDPEPSVGVLRSLFPDMVLSVEKVGVGTWTTGYYPGSFRLGEFRYVEDSDLSLEPTTRLNGWWPGGTLADMVEIVRGVRLPGAGWVHGEVEPWLVASKQGVTKGWALERLRRQLDIPRSATLAMGDGYNDREMLTWAAHSVAMGNAVAPIRQLADEITADVTDDGVAVVLERWFH, translated from the coding sequence GTGGGCATACCGGATAGACCAGAGTTGATCGCGCTGGATGTGGACGGCACCTTGCTGCGCACGGGGGAGCGGATCACCCCGCGGGTCCTGGCCGCGGTGCGGGCCGCGGCCGAGGCGGGGGCGCACGTGGTGATCACCACCGGGCGCACGCTGCTGGCGACCCGGCTCGTCATCGAGGAACTGGAACTCGTCGAGGGGCACGCGCTGTGCTCCAACGGCGCTGTGCACGTGGACATCTCGAACTGGCGGCCGCTGGCCGTGCACACCTTCGACCCGGAACCCTCGGTGGGCGTGCTGCGTTCGCTGTTCCCGGACATGGTGCTGTCGGTGGAGAAGGTCGGCGTCGGCACCTGGACCACCGGCTACTACCCGGGCAGCTTCCGGCTCGGCGAATTCCGTTACGTCGAGGACAGCGACCTGAGCCTGGAGCCGACCACCCGCCTCAACGGCTGGTGGCCCGGCGGCACCCTCGCCGACATGGTCGAGATCGTGCGCGGGGTGCGACTACCCGGCGCGGGCTGGGTACACGGCGAGGTCGAGCCTTGGCTGGTCGCCTCGAAGCAGGGCGTGACCAAGGGCTGGGCCCTCGAACGCCTGCGCCGCCAGCTCGACATCCCCCGATCGGCCACCCTCGCCATGGGCGACGGCTACAACGACCGCGAAATGCTCACCTGGGCAGCCCATTCCGTAGCCATGGGCAATGCCGTCGCCCCGATCCGCCAACTGGCCGACGAAATAACGGCCGACGTCACCGACGACGGAGTAGCGGTAGTGCTGGAGCGCTGGTTTCATTGA
- a CDS encoding dihydrodipicolinate synthase family protein yields MSHSISPQRSDISTREKPWHGVLVATALPFAADDSVDYDAYAEHVRWLAASGCHGVSPNGSLGEYQTLDDVERARVVETAIAAAPGGFTVMPGVAAYGARQARRWAEQAAEAGAQAVMLLPPNAYRGGRESVLDHYRTVAAVGLPIVAYNNPIDTRIDLTPRLLAELFHEGLIAGVKEFSGDVRRFYEIKELAPELDVLVGSDDVVAELAIAGAVGWVAGYTNVFPQATVELFDAAVNHDLDKALPPYRDLHPLLRWDSKTEFVQAIKLSLDVVGRRGGRCRAPRVPLSAESAAAIAAATERALAQGYR; encoded by the coding sequence GTGTCGCACAGTATTTCGCCGCAGCGATCGGATATCTCGACGCGGGAAAAACCCTGGCACGGCGTGCTGGTGGCGACGGCATTGCCCTTCGCCGCGGACGATTCCGTCGACTATGACGCCTATGCCGAGCACGTCCGCTGGCTGGCGGCCAGCGGATGCCACGGGGTGAGCCCGAACGGGTCGCTCGGGGAGTATCAGACCCTCGACGACGTGGAGCGGGCGCGGGTGGTGGAGACCGCTATCGCGGCGGCTCCCGGCGGATTCACGGTCATGCCGGGCGTGGCCGCCTACGGTGCCCGGCAGGCGCGGCGGTGGGCCGAGCAGGCGGCCGAGGCGGGGGCGCAGGCGGTCATGCTGTTGCCGCCCAACGCCTATCGCGGCGGCCGGGAATCGGTGCTCGACCACTACCGCACCGTCGCGGCGGTGGGGCTGCCGATCGTGGCCTACAACAACCCGATCGACACCCGCATCGACCTGACCCCGCGGCTGCTGGCCGAGCTGTTCCACGAGGGCCTGATCGCCGGGGTGAAGGAATTCAGCGGAGACGTGCGCCGCTTCTACGAGATCAAGGAACTGGCACCGGAATTGGATGTGCTGGTCGGCTCCGACGACGTGGTGGCGGAGCTGGCGATCGCGGGCGCGGTCGGCTGGGTGGCCGGATACACCAATGTCTTTCCGCAGGCCACGGTCGAACTGTTCGACGCCGCAGTCAATCACGACCTCGACAAGGCGCTACCGCCGTACCGCGACCTGCACCCCCTGCTGCGCTGGGATTCGAAGACGGAGTTCGTCCAGGCCATCAAGCTGTCGCTGGATGTCGTCGGCCGCCGGGGCGGCAGGTGCCGCGCGCCGCGCGTCCCGCTGTCCGCCGAGTCGGCCGCGGCCATCGCCGCCGCCACCGAACGTGCTCTCGCACAGGGCTATCGGTAA